From the Borrelia puertoricensis genome, one window contains:
- the secA gene encoding preprotein translocase subunit SecA, with translation MLRAIFEATIGSKSKRDLKSYFPVLRTINKLESWALSLSDEDFIMETEKFRDELKEGKTLEDILERAFALSREAARRRLKERPYDVQLIAGLALHQGKIIEMKTGEGKTLSSVQAAYLNSLTGDGVIIVTVNDYLAERDSNWMKPVFELLGVSVGVVLSNMDSARRKVEYNKDITYVTNNELGFDYLRDNMCFDLSQKSLRNFNYCIIDEIDSILIDEARTPLIISGSTEGDTSAYLEVNSLVSLLRECSKDPKTGDYPLEIDELDGDYTIDEKGKRVSFTANGLNNLEQILVSKGIIKGSMYVDSNFNYVHYMTQALKAHLLFLRDREYIVGDSGVEIVDEFTGRILKGRRYSDGLHQAIEAKEGVKVASENKTMATITFQNLFRMFKKISGMTGTADTEAKEFHRIYNLDVIVVPTNKLVARIDEDDIIYYTEEFKFKAITDEVYEAYKKGQPVLVGTGSIEKSEILSNMFKNKGIKHEVLNAKNHFREALIIAEAGAKHSVTIATNMAGRGTDIKLGGNLEHRVRKKFGMGMSLEDFQKAMQNEREQYLEDYEEVKALGGLYVIGSERHESRRIDNQLRGRGGRQGDPGRSRFYVSLEDDLMRLFASDNLRALMGKLGMATGEPIAHSLLTKSLVNAQKHVEDRNFEIRKHLLEYDDVITKHREFIYSQRDLILVDNNIKERVLLSLREYLDFLFDQVKGEVVTSSVLNEINSIFAYMMESVGYVETMNIVDLKNKLMEIARTNLDAKEELIGVEFFNEFLKHEYLRNIDSKFQDHLANLDSLRESVYLRSYANKNPITEYKEEGFAIFSELVKDIKVETLRRTLQVRVDVNSSSYKNNKPKNVRATHKEFSDIASVDRGNTVGVQIIRSTPKIGRNELCYCGSEKKYKNCHGKS, from the coding sequence ATGTTAAGAGCAATATTTGAAGCAACTATTGGTTCAAAAAGTAAAAGGGATCTAAAAAGTTATTTTCCTGTTTTGAGAACTATTAATAAGCTTGAATCTTGGGCATTGTCTTTGTCAGATGAAGATTTTATTATGGAAACAGAAAAATTTAGAGATGAACTTAAGGAAGGTAAAACTTTAGAAGATATTTTAGAGAGAGCATTTGCATTGTCTCGAGAAGCTGCCAGAAGGCGACTTAAGGAGAGACCTTATGATGTTCAACTTATTGCTGGACTTGCGCTCCATCAGGGTAAAATAATAGAGATGAAGACGGGAGAAGGTAAGACTTTATCTTCAGTGCAGGCTGCTTACCTTAATAGTTTAACTGGTGATGGTGTTATTATTGTTACAGTTAATGATTATCTTGCAGAGCGTGATTCAAATTGGATGAAACCGGTTTTTGAGCTTTTAGGAGTTAGTGTTGGTGTTGTGTTGTCTAATATGGATTCTGCTAGACGGAAGGTAGAGTACAATAAAGATATTACTTATGTTACAAATAATGAGCTTGGATTTGATTATTTAAGAGATAACATGTGCTTTGATTTGTCTCAAAAATCTTTAAGAAATTTTAATTATTGTATTATCGATGAGATTGATTCTATTTTGATTGATGAGGCTAGAACTCCTTTAATTATTTCAGGTTCTACAGAAGGAGATACTAGTGCTTATCTTGAGGTCAATTCTCTTGTTTCGCTTTTAAGAGAATGCTCTAAAGATCCAAAAACTGGAGATTATCCTTTAGAGATCGATGAGCTTGATGGGGATTATACGATTGATGAAAAGGGTAAGAGAGTGTCTTTTACGGCAAATGGTTTAAATAATCTTGAACAAATTTTGGTTTCAAAAGGCATAATTAAGGGATCTATGTATGTTGATTCTAATTTTAATTATGTTCATTATATGACTCAGGCATTAAAAGCCCATTTACTTTTTTTAAGGGACAGAGAATATATTGTTGGGGATTCTGGGGTTGAAATTGTTGATGAGTTTACAGGTCGTATTTTGAAAGGGCGCAGATATTCTGATGGATTGCATCAGGCTATTGAGGCTAAGGAAGGTGTTAAAGTTGCAAGTGAAAATAAAACTATGGCAACGATTACATTTCAAAATTTGTTTAGAATGTTTAAAAAAATTTCTGGTATGACTGGTACGGCTGATACAGAGGCAAAAGAATTTCATAGAATATATAATCTTGATGTTATAGTTGTTCCAACTAATAAATTGGTAGCAAGAATAGATGAGGATGATATTATTTATTACACCGAGGAATTTAAATTTAAAGCAATTACGGATGAAGTTTATGAGGCTTATAAGAAAGGACAACCTGTGCTTGTTGGGACAGGTTCTATTGAAAAATCTGAAATTCTCTCAAATATGTTTAAAAATAAAGGTATTAAACATGAAGTTTTAAACGCAAAGAATCATTTTCGTGAAGCGTTAATTATTGCTGAAGCGGGAGCAAAACATTCTGTTACAATTGCAACTAATATGGCTGGACGTGGTACTGATATTAAGCTTGGGGGTAATCTTGAGCATCGAGTTCGTAAAAAGTTTGGAATGGGCATGAGTCTTGAAGACTTTCAGAAGGCTATGCAAAATGAGAGAGAACAGTATCTTGAAGATTATGAGGAAGTAAAGGCTCTTGGTGGGCTTTATGTTATTGGTAGTGAACGTCATGAGTCAAGAAGAATAGATAATCAACTTAGGGGTCGAGGAGGAAGACAGGGAGATCCTGGTCGGTCAAGGTTTTATGTATCTCTTGAAGATGATCTGATGCGGCTTTTTGCAAGCGATAATTTGAGAGCTTTGATGGGAAAACTTGGAATGGCAACAGGTGAGCCTATTGCACATTCTTTGTTAACGAAATCCTTAGTTAATGCACAAAAGCATGTGGAAGATAGAAATTTTGAGATTAGAAAACATCTCTTAGAGTATGATGATGTTATAACAAAGCATAGGGAGTTTATTTATTCTCAAAGAGATTTAATTCTTGTTGATAATAATATTAAAGAACGTGTTCTTCTCTCTTTAAGAGAATATCTTGATTTTTTATTTGATCAAGTTAAGGGAGAAGTAGTTACGAGTTCTGTACTAAATGAGATAAATTCAATTTTTGCTTATATGATGGAAAGTGTTGGTTATGTTGAAACTATGAATATTGTGGATTTGAAAAATAAGTTAATGGAAATTGCAAGGACTAATTTAGATGCAAAGGAAGAATTAATTGGAGTTGAATTTTTTAATGAATTTTTAAAACATGAATATTTAAGGAATATTGACTCTAAGTTTCAAGATCATCTTGCAAATCTTGATTCTTTAAGAGAATCGGTTTATCTGAGATCTTATGCTAATAAAAATCCAATTACTGAATATAAAGAAGAAGGTTTTGCGATTTTTAGTGAGCTTGTTAAAGATATTAAGGTTGAAACTTTAAGGCGAACTTTACAGGTGAGAGTGGATGTTAATTCTAGTAGTTATAAAAATAACAAGCCTAAAAATGTTCGTGCTACTCATAAAGAATTTTCAGACATTGCTTCGGTAGACAGAGGTAATACAGTAGGAGTTCAAATAATTAGAAGTACTCCTAAAATTGGAAGGAATGAACTTTGTTATTGTGGCAGTGAAAAGAAATATAAAAATTGTCATGGAAAAAGCTAA
- a CDS encoding LIC_12708 family protein: MKKFYKIHLNLFFMIISCNIKTLNEIGEQQFKIPFGTLPGEITPLVNKFTNSSFDIKTYNGLVYIVEAKANKLMIFNSYGKLIQTYQNGIFKTNSDLKIKKVDFENIKAIYPSKDFIVVSDKLNNKKSKFDEKENIAYSTRIFILNKDSSVEVLGQEGRNGTLFPQVYDINIDDKNNIAIITISNEGYIIYSYDKDLSPLYKIYVNTNILQIPEEEKKKYNISIDKVFFEVNKKIIYVKTTHYENIRTNENINDLGVRIKNQYFYTMSLNKNKEFEIKNKITLPQNLLDDQQESFINIIGIQKDKIIASTNMKNLSNTLIWKLDKKGKIKEQMVLIEPPNLKFLAESLSKDGILSILYGEKSGVSVYWWNLNTLLKL; this comes from the coding sequence ATGAAAAAGTTTTATAAAATTCATTTAAATCTATTTTTTATGATTATATCATGTAATATCAAAACTTTAAACGAAATTGGAGAACAACAATTTAAAATACCATTTGGAACGTTACCTGGAGAAATAACACCACTTGTAAACAAATTTACCAATTCAAGCTTTGATATCAAAACATATAATGGACTTGTATACATTGTAGAGGCAAAAGCAAATAAACTCATGATTTTTAATTCTTATGGGAAATTAATTCAAACTTACCAAAATGGAATATTCAAAACAAATTCTGACCTTAAAATCAAAAAAGTAGATTTTGAAAATATTAAGGCAATTTATCCATCAAAAGACTTTATTGTAGTATCAGATAAGCTAAATAATAAGAAATCTAAATTTGATGAGAAAGAAAACATAGCATACTCCACACGAATATTTATTTTAAATAAAGATTCATCTGTAGAAGTATTGGGACAAGAAGGACGGAATGGAACACTATTTCCACAAGTTTACGATATCAATATTGACGACAAAAACAATATAGCAATAATAACTATATCTAATGAAGGATATATAATATACTCCTACGATAAAGATCTCTCACCCCTCTACAAAATTTATGTTAATACAAATATATTACAAATACCGGAAGAAGAGAAAAAAAAATATAACATATCAATAGATAAAGTATTTTTTGAAGTAAACAAAAAAATCATTTATGTAAAGACAACTCACTATGAAAACATTAGAACCAATGAAAACATTAACGACCTTGGAGTGAGGATCAAAAATCAATATTTTTACACAATGAGCTTAAACAAAAATAAGGAATTTGAAATAAAAAATAAAATTACACTACCCCAAAACTTATTAGATGATCAACAAGAAAGTTTTATAAACATCATTGGAATTCAAAAAGATAAAATAATAGCATCCACTAACATGAAAAACCTGTCTAATACTTTAATATGGAAATTGGATAAGAAGGGCAAAATAAAAGAACAAATGGTCCTAATCGAACCACCTAACCTTAAATTTCTTGCTGAAAGCCTATCTAAGGATGGAATACTTAGCATACTTTATGGAGAAAAAAGTGGGGTCAGCGTCTATTGGTGGAATTTAAATACTTTACTTAAACTATGA
- the alr gene encoding alanine racemase, whose protein sequence is MIKNKEIIINLKNLEYNLTAIKNHIQKKELVATLKADAYGHGLIQTFKFLKEKEINYFGIFWIDEALKIKKIDKRANILLYINTDKNAIKNLVKFDITPFVADSQYLSLIEQECKKQNKRIKVHLKVDVGMNRYGIKIENALNLAIQIQNSKSVEFEGVCTHLPTTENRKITQAQIEKFVHFINELKTKNIKPKFIHASNSEHITNYQINEKFNMVRPGLILYGYHPNSNGLNNNLQLKPVLSLYSKIIFLKKIKKGEQISYSGLFTAKEDMQIGLLPVGYFDGIPQNTSNNFYCIIRDKKCFIRGKICMNISIIEIPKDLKINIGEKVEITSERLSLDILSKESGMSKYEILCSIGKHKKKKYLY, encoded by the coding sequence ATGATTAAAAATAAAGAAATCATAATAAATCTTAAAAATTTAGAATATAACTTAACCGCAATTAAAAATCATATTCAAAAAAAAGAATTAGTAGCCACACTAAAAGCTGATGCATATGGACATGGGCTTATTCAGACATTTAAATTTTTAAAAGAAAAAGAAATAAATTATTTTGGCATTTTCTGGATAGATGAAGCTTTAAAGATTAAAAAAATAGACAAAAGAGCAAATATATTGCTCTACATCAACACAGATAAAAATGCAATAAAAAATCTAGTTAAGTTCGATATTACACCCTTTGTTGCTGACTCCCAATATTTATCACTAATAGAACAAGAATGTAAAAAACAAAATAAAAGAATCAAGGTTCATTTAAAAGTTGATGTTGGAATGAATAGATATGGAATTAAAATAGAAAATGCTCTTAATCTAGCAATTCAAATTCAAAATTCAAAATCAGTAGAATTTGAAGGAGTTTGCACACATTTACCAACAACAGAAAATAGAAAAATCACTCAAGCACAAATCGAAAAATTTGTTCATTTTATAAACGAACTTAAGACCAAGAATATAAAACCAAAATTCATTCATGCTTCTAACTCAGAACACATAACAAACTATCAAATAAATGAAAAATTTAATATGGTACGACCAGGACTTATTTTATATGGATATCATCCAAATTCAAACGGCTTAAACAATAATTTACAACTTAAACCCGTACTCAGCTTATATTCAAAAATCATATTTCTTAAAAAGATAAAAAAGGGAGAACAAATATCATACTCTGGTCTATTTACGGCAAAAGAAGATATGCAAATTGGACTTTTACCAGTTGGATATTTCGATGGAATTCCACAAAATACATCTAACAATTTTTATTGTATAATAAGAGATAAAAAATGCTTCATTAGAGGAAAAATATGTATGAATATTTCAATAATAGAAATCCCTAAAGATCTAAAAATTAACATAGGAGAAAAAGTAGAAATTACTTCTGAAAGATTAAGCTTAGATATACTTAGCAAAGAATCTGGTATGAGTAAATATGAAATACTTTGCTCCATTGGAAAACATAAGAAAAAGAAATATTTATATTAA
- a CDS encoding calcium/sodium antiporter, with product MAHIHLFCVIFSIFLLYLGGNYLLNSSVNIVTYFQVPSLLIGVIIVSLSTSAPELFTSLIASLKGKNEIIVSNIIGSNIINMLLALPLTGLFLRIETDFKRLKFSFIILFLLMFLLLLLSFDFSTLSFFKVPYYKTSSLVILILFLSYLFLFYKEEKKYNSVPKNLKNLNCNYGFKFLFLNILLLLLSIYFLYFGSKLLIDSSIYIAHNVFNISEKVIGIVFVAFGTSIPEIVVSLFAVIKKESDIAIGNIIGSNIFNIGFILSSSSFVNPVLMSDIYLADFSIMFVVSLMLLFIVRFQGAFSRGPAILFLCLYILYNSFLFGSF from the coding sequence TTGGCACATATTCATCTTTTTTGTGTAATATTTAGTATCTTTTTGTTATATCTTGGTGGGAATTATCTTTTAAATAGTTCTGTTAACATTGTTACTTATTTTCAAGTTCCTAGTCTTTTAATTGGTGTTATAATAGTATCCTTATCAACAAGTGCTCCAGAGCTTTTTACAAGTTTAATAGCATCTCTTAAGGGTAAAAATGAAATTATTGTTTCTAATATCATTGGGAGTAATATCATTAATATGTTGCTTGCACTTCCCTTAACAGGGTTGTTTTTGAGGATTGAAACTGATTTTAAGAGACTCAAATTTTCTTTTATAATTTTATTTTTATTGATGTTTCTTCTTTTATTGCTTTCTTTTGATTTTAGTACTTTGTCTTTTTTTAAGGTGCCTTATTATAAAACCAGTTCATTGGTGATTTTAATTTTATTTTTATCTTATCTATTTTTATTTTACAAAGAAGAGAAAAAATATAATTCTGTTCCAAAAAATTTAAAAAATCTTAATTGTAATTATGGGTTTAAGTTTTTATTTTTAAATATTTTGCTCTTATTATTAAGTATATATTTCTTATATTTCGGTTCAAAGTTGTTAATAGATAGTTCAATATACATTGCACACAATGTTTTTAATATTAGTGAGAAAGTGATTGGAATTGTTTTTGTAGCTTTTGGGACCAGCATCCCAGAGATCGTCGTTTCTCTTTTTGCAGTAATTAAAAAGGAGTCAGATATTGCCATTGGTAATATCATTGGAAGTAATATATTTAATATTGGGTTTATTTTATCTAGTAGTAGTTTTGTAAATCCAGTACTCATGAGTGATATTTATTTGGCTGATTTTAGTATCATGTTTGTTGTATCTTTAATGTTATTATTCATAGTGAGATTTCAAGGGGCTTTTAGTAGAGGACCTGCTATTCTATTTTTATGTTTATATATTTTATATAATTCATTTTTATTTGGTAGTTTTTAA
- a CDS encoding putative glycoside hydrolase codes for MKLNTYIMLVYIICLLFAYFFLCFHLHSLDESKYFKNGGLFFINKGALYKKHNNVIFKVEPKGLETRWIYPFARPVSKRITSIYEDFYSSNSLLTTNDSVYVSHDYFKSFRKLVDNEKFNKNSYITSSALSRGEYKRIAIGTSNSGIYLSVNDSLDFTSLNSLISKIYLGAGYYDMVSAIEFSRNNVNELYFSCGIYGDIILINTTLGVVKKLDFPFKKQILRIIDLSDAKMEKLLVRTYDNHFYSYVDGKWTFDGQFSVYGENSVEKLERMHLASNKGSIYLTAYTLRSKTAIDERFEFIKRLGMNAVIIDFKDDSGILTYSSKLALPNKIKAVKNLIDVPYILNKAKELGIYVIARVVVFKDAKLYFYNNCEYALWNKKTNQPWANLVKVKHGDSFKFIQKEHWVDLFLQDTWDYNLSIAKEIQSLGVDEIQFDYIRFPTDGPVSLITSRFNKYKMHAIDALESFLIMARKNIYIPISIDIYGNNGWFITNSIGQNISMIADYVDVISPMFYPSHYTNDFLKNELYYTTRAYKIYKEGSNRAVVFSSGKVIIRPYVQAFLLGSERRVSKEVYLKYFSHQLKGVKESLGNGFSLWNASNIYYMVKNDLSEFLNFS; via the coding sequence ATGAAACTTAATACATATATAATGCTTGTGTATATAATTTGTTTGTTGTTTGCTTATTTTTTCTTGTGTTTTCATTTGCATTCATTAGATGAGAGTAAATATTTTAAGAATGGTGGCTTATTTTTTATTAATAAAGGTGCTTTATATAAAAAGCATAATAATGTGATATTTAAGGTTGAACCCAAGGGGCTAGAGACTAGATGGATATATCCGTTTGCAAGACCTGTGTCTAAGAGAATAACTTCTATTTATGAAGATTTTTATTCCTCAAATTCCCTTTTGACAACTAATGACTCTGTTTATGTTTCTCATGATTATTTTAAAAGTTTTAGAAAATTAGTTGATAATGAGAAATTTAATAAAAATTCTTACATTACATCAAGTGCATTATCTCGAGGAGAATATAAGCGTATTGCTATTGGTACTTCTAATAGTGGAATTTATTTAAGTGTTAATGATAGTTTGGATTTTACGAGTCTAAATTCTTTAATTTCTAAGATATATCTGGGTGCTGGTTATTATGATATGGTTAGTGCAATAGAGTTTTCGAGAAACAATGTAAATGAGTTGTACTTTTCCTGTGGAATTTATGGAGATATTATTTTAATTAATACAACTCTAGGGGTTGTTAAGAAGTTGGATTTTCCCTTTAAAAAACAGATATTGCGTATTATTGATTTATCGGATGCAAAAATGGAAAAACTTTTGGTTAGAACTTATGATAATCATTTTTATTCCTATGTTGATGGCAAATGGACTTTTGATGGTCAATTTTCTGTGTATGGAGAAAATTCTGTTGAAAAATTAGAAAGGATGCATCTTGCTTCTAATAAGGGGTCAATTTATTTAACGGCTTACACTCTTCGAAGCAAAACAGCTATTGATGAGAGATTTGAGTTTATAAAAAGATTAGGCATGAATGCTGTTATTATTGACTTTAAAGATGATAGTGGTATTTTAACTTATTCAAGTAAATTAGCTTTGCCAAACAAGATAAAGGCTGTTAAAAATTTGATAGATGTTCCTTATATTTTAAATAAAGCAAAAGAACTTGGAATATATGTTATTGCACGAGTTGTTGTGTTTAAAGACGCTAAACTTTATTTTTATAATAATTGTGAGTATGCTCTTTGGAATAAAAAGACCAATCAGCCTTGGGCAAACCTTGTAAAGGTTAAGCATGGTGATTCTTTTAAATTTATTCAAAAGGAACATTGGGTAGATCTCTTCTTGCAAGACACATGGGATTATAATTTATCTATTGCAAAAGAAATTCAGTCTCTTGGAGTTGATGAGATTCAGTTTGATTATATTAGATTTCCAACAGATGGTCCTGTGTCTCTTATAACTTCAAGATTTAATAAATATAAGATGCATGCGATTGATGCTCTTGAATCTTTTTTAATTATGGCTAGAAAAAATATTTATATTCCTATTTCTATTGACATTTACGGAAATAATGGATGGTTTATTACAAATAGTATTGGTCAAAATATTTCTATGATTGCGGATTATGTTGATGTTATTTCTCCAATGTTCTATCCTTCTCATTATACTAACGATTTTTTAAAGAATGAGTTATACTATACTACGAGAGCTTATAAAATTTATAAGGAAGGAAGTAATAGAGCTGTTGTATTCTCATCAGGTAAGGTTATAATTAGACCTTATGTTCAAGCTTTTTTGCTTGGTTCTGAACGCCGTGTGAGTAAAGAAGTTTATTTAAAATATTTTTCTCATCAATTAAAAGGAGTTAAGGAATCTTTAGGCAATGGCTTTAGTTTATGGAATGCATCTAATATTTACTATATGGTTAAGAATGATTTAAGCGAATTTTTAAATTTTTCTTAA
- the malQ gene encoding 4-alpha-glucanotransferase has protein sequence MKRKSGILLNISSLPSKYGIGDLGRGAYKFIDFLAASSQGYWQILPYSPPNFVEFPYSSFSAFAGNINYIDLNAIERFIDIDLSTLECLEDRYVDYDKLKAKEVVLRNAALNFLHRATIDEIHAFEKFKKSAAYWLLDFSSFVAFKEYYSKFQSSQAFNLLFSREILKRDAKALAKLRETLEVEINIQQVLQYFFFSQFKALKKYANNAGIKIVSDVPIFVSYDSADVWAHQKYFKLRFDASKDKVTGIPPDYLFSKKYLWGNAAYNWKALRKDDYAWWINRIDFLRKYVDIVRIDYFRGFVSTWEVPAEESLLFGGQWVKCPGKDFFKQVLNEINDLEIWVEDLVKDRGDTFRLRDYFGFPGTKMMQCAFDFDSTNIYLPHNYIRNCVVYTGTHESNTIRGFVNSVDNEHKKYIFDYFDTNENAIVWDMIRGAMASVANSVIIPMKDYLDLVSDFSMNMSDTMLNNFRILSGDLSDDLSKKISDITKLYGRT, from the coding sequence ATGAAAAGAAAAAGTGGAATTTTGCTAAATATTAGTTCTCTGCCATCTAAATACGGTATTGGTGATTTAGGGAGAGGGGCATATAAATTTATAGATTTTCTTGCCGCTTCATCACAAGGTTATTGGCAGATATTACCTTATTCGCCTCCTAATTTTGTGGAGTTTCCTTATTCAAGTTTTTCTGCATTTGCTGGTAATATCAATTATATTGATTTAAATGCTATTGAGAGGTTTATTGACATAGACTTAAGCACTCTTGAATGCTTGGAAGATAGATATGTTGATTATGATAAGTTAAAAGCTAAAGAAGTTGTTTTAAGAAATGCTGCTTTGAATTTTTTGCACAGGGCAACGATTGATGAGATTCATGCATTTGAAAAGTTTAAAAAATCAGCTGCTTATTGGCTTTTAGATTTTTCAAGTTTTGTTGCTTTTAAAGAGTACTATTCTAAGTTTCAATCTTCACAGGCTTTTAATCTTTTATTTAGTAGAGAAATTTTAAAAAGGGATGCTAAGGCTTTAGCTAAGCTTAGAGAGACACTTGAGGTTGAGATCAACATTCAACAAGTTTTACAATATTTCTTTTTTTCACAATTTAAAGCTTTAAAAAAATATGCTAATAATGCTGGAATTAAAATAGTAAGTGATGTTCCTATTTTTGTGTCTTATGATTCTGCTGATGTTTGGGCGCATCAAAAATATTTTAAATTAAGGTTTGATGCAAGTAAAGATAAGGTAACGGGGATACCTCCTGATTATTTGTTTAGCAAAAAATATCTTTGGGGCAATGCAGCTTATAATTGGAAAGCTTTAAGAAAAGATGACTATGCATGGTGGATTAATCGTATTGATTTTTTGCGTAAATATGTGGATATTGTTAGAATCGACTATTTTAGAGGATTTGTATCAACTTGGGAGGTTCCTGCAGAAGAATCTTTGCTATTTGGTGGACAATGGGTAAAGTGTCCCGGGAAAGATTTTTTTAAACAGGTTCTAAATGAGATTAATGACTTAGAAATTTGGGTTGAAGACCTTGTAAAAGATCGTGGAGATACATTTAGGTTAAGAGATTATTTTGGTTTCCCAGGAACTAAAATGATGCAATGTGCATTTGATTTTGATTCCACAAATATATATCTTCCCCATAATTATATAAGAAATTGTGTTGTTTATACAGGTACTCATGAGAGTAATACTATTCGTGGATTTGTTAACTCTGTTGATAATGAGCATAAGAAATATATTTTTGATTATTTCGATACTAATGAAAATGCTATTGTTTGGGATATGATAAGGGGGGCGATGGCTAGTGTTGCAAATAGTGTAATAATTCCAATGAAAGATTATCTTGATTTGGTATCTGATTTTAGTATGAATATGTCTGATACAATGCTTAACAATTTTAGAATATTAAGTGGTGATTTGAGTGACGATTTAAGTAAAAAGATAAGTGACATTACAAAACTTTATGGAAGAACTTAA